Proteins found in one Salvia splendens isolate huo1 chromosome 10, SspV2, whole genome shotgun sequence genomic segment:
- the LOC121753069 gene encoding ABC transporter I family member 6, chloroplastic-like has product MATAFFSPTFNFRNSTSIPQSRCRRRCIVRSSQASVAIEAPSSSTTDLLLQVKDLSAVIAESKQPILKGVNLTVRHGEVHAVMGKNGSGKSTFAKVLAGHPDYEVTGGSVMYKGLDLLEMEPEERATAGLFMSFQSPVEIPGVSNIDFLNMAYNARRRKLGLPELGPIEFYGYVAPKLELVNMKTDFLNRNVNEGFSGGEKKRNEILQLAVLGAEFAILDEIDSGLDVDALQDVAKAVNGILTSKNSVLMITHYLRLLEFIKPTYIHVMENGRIVKTGDITIAEVLEKEGYKAIS; this is encoded by the exons ATGGCGACGGCTTTCTTCTCTCCGACCTTCAATTTCCGAAACTCCACCTCAATTCCTCAaagccgctgccgccgccgttGTATTGTGCGGTCCTCTCAGGCTTCCGTCGCCATCGAGGCCCCTTCATCCTCGACCACTGACCTATTGCTTCAAGTCAAAGACCTCTCCGCTGTCATCGCCGAGTCCAAGCAGCCTATTCTCAAAGGCGTTAATCTTACCGTCCGCCACGGAGAG GTTCATGCTGTGATGGGGAAGAACGGCTCTGGGAAAAGTACATTTGCAAAG GTCCTTGCTGGTCATCCAGATTATGAGGTTACAGGAGGAAGTGTAATGTACAAAGGGCTTGATCTGCTTGAGATGGAACCTGAGGAAAGAGCTACTGCTGGATTATTTATGAGCTTTCAATCACCAGTTGAAATTCCTGGTGTAAGCAATATTGACTTCTTAAATATGGCTTACAATGCTAGGAGGAGGAAACTTGGATTACCAGAGCTTGGTCCAATTGAG TTTTATGGCTACGTGGCACCTAAGCTTGAGCTCGTCAATATGAAGACAGACTTTTTAAACAGAAATGTGAATGAAGGATTCAGCGGTGGAGAAAAAAAGCGCAATGAGATTTTACAGCTTGCG GTCCTTGGTGCGGAATTTGCTATATTAGATGAAATTGATTCTGGCTTAGATGTGGATGCTCTTCAAGATGTGGCAAAAGCAGTTAATGGAATCCTCACCTCAAAGAACTCAGTTCTGATGATCACCCACTATTTACGTCTTCTAGAATTCATAAAGCCAACATACATCCACGTAATG GAGAATGGCAGGATCGTGAAAACTGGGGATATCACCATAGCTGAAGTTCTTGAAAAAGAAGGGTACAAAGCAATTTCTTGA